In Halodesulfovibrio sp. MK-HDV, the DNA window CGTTTGATGATGTTTTTGTGGCACCGCGTCCTGCGGAACCTATGTTCATCACCGATACCACTTTTCGGGATGGCCAACAGGCAAGACCTCCGTACACGGTAAAGCAAATTGAAACTATTTTTGACATGCTGCATAGACTTGGTGGTAGAAGCGGATTAATCCGTGCCTCCGAGTTCTTCATGTATTCAGACAAAGACAAACGTGCCATCGATGCCTGCCGATCAAGGGGCTACAAATATCCGGAAATTACCGGATGGATTCGTGCCCATAAAAACGACTTGAAGATAGCTAAAAGTATGGAATTTAGAGAAGTAGGTATGCTTACCTCCGTCTCTGATTACCATATTTACTTAAAGCTGGGACTTGATCGTGAACAGGCAATGCGCAACTACCTTGATGTAGTCGAACAGGCTCTTGCCTGGGGTATTTCTCCTCGCTGTCATTTTGAGGACATTACCCGCGCTGATATTTATGGATTCTGCCTGCCATTTGCAGAAAAACTGATGGATCTTTCCCGTCAGAGCGGCCTGCCGGTTAAAATTCGTATGTGCGACACCATGGGCTACGGTGTTCCGTATACGGGAGCAACTCTCCCGCGTTCGGTTCCTCGTATTGTCCGCGCTTTTACGGATGAAGTCGGCGTGCCAAGTGAATGGTTGGAATGGCACGGACATAACGATTTTCATAAAACATTGGTTAACGCTGTAACAGCATGGCTGCATGGCTGTGGTGGCGCTAACGGAACCTTACTCGGATTTGGTGAACGTACCGGTAACTCGCCTATTGAGGCGCTTATTATTGAATACATATCCCTTACCGGTCACGACGAAGCTGCTGATACCCGAGTAATCAGTGAAATTAGTGAATACTTCGAAAGCGAGCTTGAGTACAAAGTGGCGGATAACTATCCGTTTGTTGGACGCGATTTCAACGCCACAAGTGCAGGTATCCACGTGGACGGGCTTGCTAAAAACGAAGAAATTTACAACGTATTTGACACGACTCGTCTTCTTAACCGCCCTGTGCCGATTATCATTACAGATAAATCCGGTAGAGCCGGTGTTGCGTACTGGATTAACCAGACACTTAAACTTTCAGGCGATAGTGAAGTTTCAAAACGTCACCCTGCTGTTGGTAAAGTGTACAGCCGTATTATGGAAGCGTATGAAAAAGGTCGCTCCACTTCTGTTTCTAACAAAGAAATGGAACGCCTTGTACGTCGATACATGCCGGAAATGTTCCGTACTGATTTTGATAACTTGAAAGAAGTTGCACATAATCTTGCGGCTAAGCTTATTTCCAAGCTTTCCGAAGATTGCCGGGTTATTCTCACAAAAGAGAACTACGGCTGCCTTACAGATTTTGTGCGCGACTATCCTTTCATTCAGTATCTCTATCTTACTGACAAAGAAGGTGGCTTGATCGCATCAGAAATTACTGATCTGCGATTTAAGGAACAGTACGAAGTTCTTGAAATCGGTTACGATTTCTCATCCAGAGAGTGGTTCAAGCAGCCGGTTCAAACTGGCAAGCTGCATATTACCAACCTGTACACATCTCATTTTACAGGACAGCTGATATTAACGGTATCCGCTCCTGTAACAGACAGTGATGATAACATTACTGGTGTGATCGGTGCTGATATTATGCTCGAGCAGCTCTTACAGCGTGAATGCGAACTGGAAGAGGACAAGAAGCCCGAAGAATTTTGTTAGATAACGTAAAGACGATAGAAGAACGCATGTTGCCTCTTGCGGCATGCGTTCTTTTAATATTATAGCCAGTGAATATTCTATTTTAGTTGCATTATATTCTAGGAGTATTCATTGCGAATTCTTGTTTTATCACTCTGTATTGCATGTATTATTTCGCTTGTCGGGTGTGGGAAGACACACATTTCTTCACCCAAGAAATATTCAGCCCCTACCAAAGTAAAAGCGAAGCATAAGACTTCCGGTTCATATACTGTATGGGGTAAGCGCTACACAAAATTGGCATCATCCAAGGGCTTTATTGAGTACGGAAAAGCTTCTTGGTACGGTAAAAAATTCCACGGTAGAAAAACTGCAAACGGTGAGCGGTACGATATGTACGGTATGACAGCCGCGCATAAAAATTTACCGTTTGGAACCATCCTACGCGTAACAAACATGAAGAATAAGCGATCTGTTGTTGTACGAGTTAACGACAGGGGCCCTTTTGTTGAAGGCCGCGTTGTTGATTTGACCCATTCCGCAGCAAAGAAGCTTGGCATGCTTGGACCCGGTGTTGTTTCAGTAAAGATTGAAGCCATTGGTGGCCCAGAGCATAAAAAGTATGCATCCACATCGAAAGAGCAAAGTGGATCGTTTTATATTCAGGTTGGTTCCTTCGGGGATAAGTTCAACGCCCAGACACTTCGGCAGAAGATTGTCCGTAATGGGCGTTCCTGCCGATTGTTTCAGGATGTAAGTTCCAGTATCTGGAAAGTGCATGTCGGTCCCTACTTTACTTATACGGCTGCGGAGCGGGCCAAAAAAACGCTCACGAATGAATTTTCTGGTGCCTTTATTTTTGCAAGAAAATAGGCACAAAAAAACCCGCTTTACGCGGGTTTTTTTGTAAGATGTACAGGCACACAGTGCAGGTGCAGGGTGTGCCTGACTATCCGTGCCGAGAACTAA includes these proteins:
- a CDS encoding cache domain-containing protein, whose translation is MTLFHLNRATSKLKLENLEQGEYFRDLYPYKQISRIAFDDVFVAPRPAEPMFITDTTFRDGQQARPPYTVKQIETIFDMLHRLGGRSGLIRASEFFMYSDKDKRAIDACRSRGYKYPEITGWIRAHKNDLKIAKSMEFREVGMLTSVSDYHIYLKLGLDREQAMRNYLDVVEQALAWGISPRCHFEDITRADIYGFCLPFAEKLMDLSRQSGLPVKIRMCDTMGYGVPYTGATLPRSVPRIVRAFTDEVGVPSEWLEWHGHNDFHKTLVNAVTAWLHGCGGANGTLLGFGERTGNSPIEALIIEYISLTGHDEAADTRVISEISEYFESELEYKVADNYPFVGRDFNATSAGIHVDGLAKNEEIYNVFDTTRLLNRPVPIIITDKSGRAGVAYWINQTLKLSGDSEVSKRHPAVGKVYSRIMEAYEKGRSTSVSNKEMERLVRRYMPEMFRTDFDNLKEVAHNLAAKLISKLSEDCRVILTKENYGCLTDFVRDYPFIQYLYLTDKEGGLIASEITDLRFKEQYEVLEIGYDFSSREWFKQPVQTGKLHITNLYTSHFTGQLILTVSAPVTDSDDNITGVIGADIMLEQLLQRECELEEDKKPEEFC
- a CDS encoding septal ring lytic transglycosylase RlpA family protein encodes the protein MRILVLSLCIACIISLVGCGKTHISSPKKYSAPTKVKAKHKTSGSYTVWGKRYTKLASSKGFIEYGKASWYGKKFHGRKTANGERYDMYGMTAAHKNLPFGTILRVTNMKNKRSVVVRVNDRGPFVEGRVVDLTHSAAKKLGMLGPGVVSVKIEAIGGPEHKKYASTSKEQSGSFYIQVGSFGDKFNAQTLRQKIVRNGRSCRLFQDVSSSIWKVHVGPYFTYTAAERAKKTLTNEFSGAFIFARK